The genomic region GGTGTCGAGGAGGCTCGCGATCTGCTCGGCGAGCCTGGCCTTGACCGCCTCGGGCTTGCGACCCGGCGCGGCCTCCGCCTTCTTCGCCAGCTGCTCGACCTCGTCGACGCGCTGGATCAGGATCTGCCCGAGCGAGGTCCCCTCACGCTTGCGCATCTCGACGAGTTCGGCGAGCGCCTTGTCGAAGGCATCCGCGGCGGCGGCGCGCGCGGCCTTGTCCTCCTCCTCGTCGCCCTCGGGCTCGGCGACCTCAATGACCCCCTTGATGGCCAAAAGCCCGTCGACGCTCGGCGCGACCGCATCGACCTTGCCGGCGATCACGGCGGCGGCCTTGAGGACGGCGTTGAGCACGTCCTCGTTGACGCGGACGCTGGTGGCTGCATTGGCCCGCTTGACGGTCAGATTGGCGTAGACGGTGCCTCGTGAGAGCAGCTCGGCGGCGCGCTTCTTGGCATGAGCCTCAAGCTCGTCGAACCCCTGCGGCAGCCGCACCCGCAAGTCAAAGCCCTTGGCATTGACCGACTTCAATTCCCATTCGAACGTATACGGCCCACTCGCGCCGTGGCTTCGGGCAAAGCCGGTCATGGACGACAACGCCATCAGGTCAATTTCTCCAGAAGCACGGGATTCGCGCGGCCATCAAGCCACGCGAATCTTAAGACTATTTTGCAGGAAAATGTAATCCGCAAAGTCCCGCGGGGCAGGTCTACGCGCAGGCCTAGCGCTGCACCACCGGGGGCGAGGCCTGCACCGCGCCTTGTCGGGCCGGCGGCGGACCCGCGGGGCGAGCGGCCGGCGGCTTCTTCTGCTGGTTGGGGCGTGCCGGCGTCGTCGCCGTCGGCGTATCGGCGGCGCCGGGCGCGGCGCCGGCCGGCGGCTGCGCGTCCTCGGCCGGCTCGACCGTGTCGTTCTGGATCTGCTTTTCCATGGCGCGCAGCTTGGCGACGTTCTTCTGGTGCGCGTCGTAGGTCTCGGTAAAGGAATGCCCGCCGGTACCATCCGCGACGAAATAGAGGTCGCGGGTACGGGCCGGGTTGGCGGCAGCCTCGAGCGAGGCGCGGCCGGGGTTGGAGATCGGGCCCGG from Bradyrhizobium lupini harbors:
- a CDS encoding YicC/YloC family endoribonuclease, whose protein sequence is MALSSMTGFARSHGASGPYTFEWELKSVNAKGFDLRVRLPQGFDELEAHAKKRAAELLSRGTVYANLTVKRANAATSVRVNEDVLNAVLKAAAVIAGKVDAVAPSVDGLLAIKGVIEVAEPEGDEEEDKAARAAAADAFDKALAELVEMRKREGTSLGQILIQRVDEVEQLAKKAEAAPGRKPEAVKARLAEQIASLLDTSDRFDSDRLMQEAILIATRADIREELDRIASHIAQARELIGKGGPVGRKLDFLAQEFHREVNTCCSKSNDIELTNTGLAMKNVVEQFREQVQNLE